The Montipora capricornis isolate CH-2021 chromosome 1, ASM3666992v2, whole genome shotgun sequence genome contains a region encoding:
- the LOC138050348 gene encoding uncharacterized protein, with protein MDALRFHWKPRSQTDIETFRFTRALFGLTSSQYQVGGVIQQQLQAWEQREPELIALIKKSPYVDDLISGALSVKEACQQKEGSTKSFADAKFTLHKWNSNAPELEGDDIPSNSEDQSFALQQLGSSTTVTKLFGLPRDKIADTWCVPQQPADLTKREILSQLAKVYDSLGLVSSTTLRGKFIFRDICVRKLPWDTPIPADLDERWRKWRGCLPGSLSVTRAISPFTRGTAAPPTLHHNFFTNYPLDSFRDAISQGVCAAVYAVVKEESGTNQGLITAKSRLAKHNLTIPRLELVAGHMATNLAVNVQEALSDNHPHIYCW; from the coding sequence ATGGATGCCTTGAGATTTCACTGGAAACCAAGAAGTCAAACAGACATCGAAACCTTCAGATTCACAAGAGCACTGTTTGGCCTGACCTCATCCCAGTACCAAGTGGGTGGGGTCATACAGCAGCAATTACAGGCGTGGGAGCAGCGCGAACCAGAATTAATTGCCCTAATCAAAAAGAGCCCGTACGTAGACGATTTGATATCTGGCGCACTATCAGTAAAGGAAGCGTGCCAACAGAAAGAAGGGTCCACCAAAAGCTTCGCTGACGCCAAATTCACCTTGCACAAGTGGAATTCAAATGCACCCGAGCTAGAGGGAGATGACATACCGAGCAACAGTGAAGATCAGAGCTTTGCTTTACAGCAGTTAGGGTCATCAACGACAGTAACGAAGCTATTCGGACTTCCAAGGGACAAAATTGCTGATACATGGTGTGTCCCGCAGCAACCAGCTGACCTAACCAAACGAGAAATCTTGTCGCAGCTGGCCAAAGTCTACGACTCACTGGGACTTGTATCATCCACGACACTCCGTGGAAAGTTCATATTCAGAGACATCTGCGTGAGGAAGTTGCCCTGGGACACTCCCATCCCAGCAGATTTGGACGAGAGGTGGAGAAAGTGGCGTGGATGTCTCCCTGGAAGCTTAAGTGTGACGAGAGCGATTTCACCATTCACACGCGGCACTGCAGCCCCACCGACGCTGCACCACAATTTCTTTACAAACTACCCCCTTGATTCGTTTAGAGATGCAATTTCGCAAGGAGTCTGTGCCGCAGTTTATGCAGTAGTTAAGGAAGAATCTGGGACTAATCAGGGTCTCATCACTGCCAAATCACGTCTTGCAAAACATAATTTGACCATACCCAGACTGGAACTCGTTGCAGGACATATGGCGACTAATCTAGCAGTTAACGTTCAAGAAGCGTTGAGCGACAATCACCCACATATCTACTGCTGGTAG